Within the Opitutaceae bacterium TAV5 genome, the region TGCTGGTCGAGTCCAAGGAGTATTTCCGGATCGACCGCATGGTCGTGGCCATGGTTCTCCTCGGGGCCATCGGCTGGTTCCTCATCGAGGTGATGAAATTCATCGAGGCGAAACTCGCGCTCTGGCGCGCCGGCCGCTGACCCCCCCTCCGCCCATGATCGAAGCCCGCCGCATCACCCGATTTTTCTCCGTCGTGAAGGACGATGGCACCGCCGAGGGCGCCACGGCCGTGCTCTCCGTGTCATTAAAAATAAACGACGGCGCCTTCGTGGCCCTCGTCGGCCCGACGGGCTGCGGCAAGTCCACCTTTCTCGAAATCCTCGCCGGCCTCCAGGCTCCGACCGAGGGCGAGGTTCTGATCGACGGCCGCCTCGTGCTCGAACCGCTGCCCGCCACCCGCCGCGAGATGGACGCCTACCGGAAAAAATACCGCTTCGTCTCGCCGCTGGCCAACGGCCTCTTCCGCGACAGGCCCAAGCACGACATCGCCATGATCTTCCAGGACTACGCGGTGTTTCCCTGGATGACGGCCCGGGAAAACGTGCTCTTCACGCTCAAACTTCGTGGCACGCCTCGCGCCGACCGCGAGGGACTCGCCCGCAAATATCTCGATCAGGTCGGCCTGCGCGGCTCCGGACACAAATACCCCGCGCAACTCTCCGGCGGCATGCGCCAGCGCCTCGCCATCGCCCGCGCCCTCTCCGTCGAGCCGAAGATCATCCTCATGGACGAGCCCTTCGCCGCCGTCGATGCGCTCACCCGCGAACGCCTGCAGGAGATGCTGCTCGAAATCTGGCGCACCACCGGCACCACGATGGTGCTCGTCACCCACGATTTCGACGAGGCCGTTTATCTGGCCGACGAAGTCATCGTCTTTTCGCCCCTGCCGGGCACGATCCGCAACCGCGTGCCCGTCGACCTCCCGCGCCCGCGCCACCGCGACGACCCCGCGCTGCGCGTCTACAAGGAACGCATCGTGCGCATGTACCACTACGACACCGTCCACGCCGCCGATTACTCGATCTGAACCGGAGGCGGAAAACCGGATATCCGTCACCTGTCACCTGCCCGAACGCATCATTTGCCGAAAATTCCACCTCCCGCTCATGCCCGTGCCAGCCACCGACTCTCTCGTCATCCCTCCCGTCTTTTCCCGCGGGCGCATCCATGAAGACATTACGGAAGCCATCGGGGGCACGCCGCTCGTGCGCCTGCGACGCCTCCCCCCGGCCGGCGGCGCGGAGATCGTCGCCAAGGTCGAGGGGATCAATCCGCTCGGCAGCGTGAAGGACCGCATCGGCGCCGCCATGATCACCGCCGCCGAGCGCGACGGCCAACTGCAACCCGGCGGCACCGTGATCGAACCCACCTCGGGCAACACCGGCATCGGCTTGGCCTTTGCCTGCGCCGCGCGCGGCTACCGGCTCATCCTCACCATGCCCGAGAGCATGTCGATCGAACGACGCAAACTCGTGCAGATGCTCGGCGCCGAACTCGTCCTCACGCCCGCCGACAAGGGCATGGCCGGCTCCGTGGACAAGGCGCGCGAACTGCACCGCCGCATCAAGGGCAGCTTTCTGCCCATGCAATTCGAAAACCCGGCCAACCCCCAGGCTCACCGCGAGACGACCGCCGGGGAAATCTGGGCCGACACGGCCGGCCGCGTGGACCTCTTCGTGGCGGGCGTGGGCACGGGCGGCACGATCACCGGCGTCGCCGAGGTGCTCAAGGCCCGCAAACCCTCCGTGCGCGCTATCGCCGTCGAGCCCGAGGCCTCGCCCGTGCTCTCCGGTGGGCGGGCCGGGCCGCACCGCATTCAGGGCATCGGCGCGGGCTTCGTGCCCCCGGTGCTCAACCGCAAAATCGTCGATGAAGTCATCGCCGTGCGCAACGAGGACGCCTTCGCCACCGCGCAGCGCGTGGGGCTGGAGGAAGGCATCCTGTGCGGCATCTCCGGCGGCGCAGCCGTGTGGGCGGCGCTGCAACTCGCCGGGCGTCCGGAAAACGCGGGCAAACTCATTGTCGTCATCCTGCCCGATTCCGGTGAACGCTATCTCACGACCCAGCTCGCCGACGTGTCGCGCGAATGACGCCTTCCCGCCATGCCGCTGATCACTGAACGAGTCGCCGCCGCCCGCGCGGGCGCAAACCCGAACGTGCTCGGCCGGATGCGTTCCGGCTGGGCCGTCATCGGAGACGTGCAGTTTCTCCCCGGCTATTGCCTGCTCCTGCCCGACCCCGTCGTGCCCGGCCTCAACGACCTGACGGAGGAGGGCCGGGTTCAGTTCCTTTCCGACATGGCGCGGATCGGCGACGCCTTGCTGGAGGTGACGAACGCCTGGCGGATCAACTACGAGATCCTCGGCAACTCGGAACCCGAACTGCACGCGCACATTTTCCCGCGCTACGCGGACGAGCCGGAAGAAAAGCGCCGCATGCCCGTCTGGTTTTACGACTGGAAAAACGCTCCCCGGTTTTCTCCGGAACAGCACGCCGATCTGTATTCCCGGCTGCGCGACGCCTTGAAAAGGGATGCGGCCGCCTCCGCTGCTGACTCGCAAAAATGAAAATCCGCCGCGCCACCTATGAAGACCTTCCGGACCTCCTCCGGCTTTACGGTTTCCTGCAATCGGACGATCCGGTCCCGGATTTTCGGGATGCCGCCGTTCACCGCCACTGGGAGGCGATTCTGCGCGACCCGCGTCTTTTGTATTTCGTAGCGGAAGCGGAAGGGAAAGTCGCGTCCACCTGCACGCTCACGCTGATCCCCAACCTCAACCGGGCGATGCGTCCCTACGGGCTCATCGAGAACGTCGTGACCGATCCGGATTTTCGCCAGCAGGGGCTTGCGACGGGCGTTCTCCATGCCGCGCTTGCGCAGGCATGGCGGGAAGGGTGTTACAAGGTGATGCTCCTGACCGGCAGCAAAAAGGCGGAAACCCTGCGATTCTATGAAAAGGCCGGCTTCCTGCGCGGCATCAAGACGGGGTTCATTGCCTATCCCGAATGATCCGTCGAACTTTTCCATGCTCGATTTGCCGTCTGTCTGCTCCTAATAACCTCCTTTTCATTTAACAGCGCGCCATGCCCAGACCCGCCGCCAACCCACCCGCCGCCACCGTTTTCCCGCGCGCTTCCCGTTCTCCGGCCCCGCCCCGTCGGGCCAGCCTTGCCGCCGACATCCGCCAGCTCATCGACGCCGCACGCGGCCAGGTCGCCGCAGCCGTCAATGCCAGCCTCACCACACTCTACTGGCAAATCGGCGCGCGCATCCAGGTTGACGTTCTCAAGAAAAAACGCGCCGGCTACGGCGAGGAGGTCATCACCACCCTCTCCAGGGAACTTGAGCAGGACTACGGACGCGGCTTCGGCGAAAAAAACCTCCGCCACATGCTGCGTTTCGCGGAGGCATTCCCCGACGAGCGAATTGTCTCCGCACTGCGGAGACAATTGACCTGGTCCCCCATCAAGTCGGTCATCTATATCGACGATTCGCTCAAACGCGATTTCTATGCCGAGATGTGCCGCATCGAGCGCTGGAGCACGCGGATGCTTCGCCCGCCGGGCGAAACGTCCGCGGAAGCAGGCATGATCCGGTTCGTGAAGCCCGGTCCAACCCGAACTCCGGCCGCGGACACCGAAAAAGTGTCCGGTTGAGTCCGGCCGGTCTCCATGTCAAACATCGCCAGAGCACACACTACCACCATGAAAGATTACCCGTTATCGAAGGTGTTTCAGTTGATCGAGCCGGGGCCGGTCGTGCTGGTGACGACCTCACACAAGGGACGCGCCAATGTCATGACGATGAGCTGGCACATGGCGATGGAGTTCACGCCGCCGCAGATCGCTTGCGTCATCAGCCCCGGCAACCACAGCTTCGAGGCGGTGCGCAAGACCCGGGAATGCGTGATTGCCATCCCCGGAGCCGATCTGGTGCCGCGCGTCGTCGATATCGGCAACTGCTCGGGGCAGGACGTGGACAAGTTCGCCGCCTTCGGCCTCACGCCGATGCCCGCCGCAAAAGTGACCGCGCCGCTGGTGGCTGAATGCCTCGCCAACATCGAATGCCGCGTGGTGGATACCCGCCTGGTCAACAAATACGCCCTCTTCATCCTCGAGGCGGTCAAGGCATGGACCAATCCGCAACGCAAGGACCGCCGGCGGTTTCACGCCAACGGCGACGGCACCTTCGCCGTCGATGGCCGCACCCTCGATCTCCGGAAAAAAATGGTGAAATGGCAGGACACCCTGTGACCCGTTCCGGGGCTCTTTTCCCTGTCGATGTCCTCCCTCGATCGCGATTTCATTGTCCGCCATCTTCCGCTCTACGGGCAGGCGCTGTGGCTCACGCTCCAGCTCGGCGTCGGCGCGATCGCCGGTTCACTGCTGGTCGGCCTGCCCGGCAGCCTCATCCTGCATTTCCACACGCCTGTTCTCCGCCGCATCGTCACGGCCTACGTCGAGTTCTCGCGCAACACCCCGCTTCTCGCGCAGCTCTTCTTTCTTTATTTCGGGCTGCCTGCCGTCGGCATCAAGTGGAGCGGCTTCACCTGCGCGCTTCTCGGGCTCACCTTTCTCGGCGGCGGCTACATGATCGAAGCCCTGCGCGCCGGCATCGAGGCGGTGGGCCGCACGCAGATCGAATCCGGCCTCAGTCTCGGCCTCTCGCGCGCGCAGATCGCCCGCCGCGTCGTCCTCCCCCAGGCGCTCGCCTCGGCGGTGCCCGCACTCGCCGCCAACTGCATTTTCCTGCTCAAGGAAACTTCCGTTGTCGGCATCATCGCCGTGGCCGATCTCATGCACCTCACTCAGGATCTTATCGGCCTCTACTACAAAACCACGGAGTCGCTCCTGCTCCTTGTCGTGGCCTACGTGATCCTGATCGTCCCCGTCTCGCTCCTCTTTACGCGGCTGGAAAAGACCGTGCGCCATGCCGGTTTATGTCATTGATTTTACACTACGAAAACCCGGCGCGGCGCAGCCAGAACCCAACCATTGAACAGAAGCGCGGGAATCCGGAATGGCCGGGGAATGAGGGGAAGAAAATTATGATTAATCATTTTGAACAGAAGATAAGAAGGTCACGAAGGCGCTCCAGCACCCGCAACCCGTCCGGCATCCGAAACCCGTTTCTTCCCCATCCAGAACAAAAACGTCTCTTTCGTCCAATCACCTTCCGTCTGCCTGCGGGCCTTCGTTATTTTATTAACTTCTGTTCAAACTTCTGAATCCGAAAATGAGAGAAATCATACATCAACAGGGCATCGCCCCACCTTCGGAATCTCTGCGCCCACTCCCCTTCTCTGTGGTGCAAAGAAAAAACACCGCAGAGAAGGGGAGTGGGCGCAGAGAACGGAAGCATAAGCCTCGATTCGCATGACCGGTTCACCCCTTGAAATCCTTTGGCGCAACTTCCCGCTGCTGCTCGACGGCCTGCGCGCCACGCTCGGCATCGCGGTCGCGTCCTCGCTCCTGTCGATCATCGGCGGCGTGCTGCTCGGCCTGCTCCGGGCCTCCCGCGCCGGCGCTTTTGTGCAAACGGCCGCCCGGCTCTATCTCGAACTCTTCCGCGTCATCCCGATCCTCGTCTGGCTCTTCCTCGCCTTCTTCGCGGTGCCGGCCGCCTTTAACCTCAACCTCTCCGGCACGCTGGCCGCGATCGTCGTGTTTTCGCTCTGGGGCGCCGCCGAGATGAGCGACATCGTGCGCGGCGCGCTGAAGACCATCCCCCGTCCGCAATACGACGCCGGTCTCGCGATCGGCCTTTCCTCCTGGCAGCTTCACTGGCGGGTCATCCTCCCGCAGGCCGTCCGCCGGATGCTGCCCGGGGCGATCAACCTCGTGACGCGTATCATAAAAACCACTTCGCTCGTCGTCGTTGTTGGCGTCGTGGACGTGGTCAAGCGCAGCCAGCAGATCATCGAGCGCACCAAGGAACCGTTTGTCCTGTATGCCTTCCTGCTCCTCCTCTTTTTCGCGCTCTGTTATCCGCTGTCGCGCCTTTCGCGCCGGCTCGAACGCCGCTGGAGCGACTGACCAAACCCGCGCTCGCCACGCATGACCACCACCGCCACCGCTCCCGCGCTGATCGACGTCGCCGGCGTCACCAAGTTTTACGATACCCGCAAGGCGCTCGACGACGTTTCCCTTTCCGTCCGCACGCAGGAGGTAGTCGTCATCCTCGGTCCCTCCGGTTGCGGCAAGAGCACGCTCCTGCGCTGCCTCAACGGACTCGAAACCGTGCAGGCCGGCTCGATCCGCTTCCACGGCAGCGACCTCGCCGCGCCCGGCACCGACTGGCGCCCCGTCCGCCAGAAAGTCGGCATGGTGTTCCAGAGCTACGAACTTTTCCCGCACCTCACCGTGCGCGACAACCTGCTGCTCGGCCCCGTCCACGTGCAGAAACGCCCGCGCGCCGACGCGCTCCGGCAGGCGGAGGAACTGCTCGCGCGCGTCGGCCTTGCCGACCGCATCGATTCACTGCCCCGCCAGCTTTCCGGCGGACAAAAACAGCGCATTGCCATCGTGCGCGCGCTCTGCATGAATCCCGAAGTGATGCTTTTCGACGAAGTCACCGCCGCACTCGATCCGGAAATGGTGCGCGAGGTGCTCGACGTGATCCTCGGCCTGGCGAAAGGCGGCATGACGATGATGATCGTGACGCACGAGATGGGTTTCGCCCGTGCCGTGGCCGACCGGATCGTCTTTATGGATGAAGGACGTATCTGTGAAATAAATACTCCCTCCGTGTTTTTTACCCAACCCGCGACCGACCGTGCCCGCCGGTTTTTGTCCCGGTTTCTTTATCACTCCTGATGAATATCGTCGTCATCGAAGATCATGCCATGGTGCGCGGTTTTGTCGCCCGCGTCTGCGAGGATGCTTTCGCGAAGCCGGTCGTGCATCAGGCCACCACTGCCGCCGAGGGGCTGGCGCTGGCAAAGTCCGTGCAACCCGAACTGGTGTTGCTCGATCTGGAACTGCCCGACCGCGACGGGCTCGATCTGGTTGCCGATTTGCGATCCGTGGCGGGCGGCGCTCGCATCCTGGTGCTGTCGGCTCACATCGACCATTATTCCGTCCACCGCATTCACGGCGCCGGTGTGGACGGCTTCATCGACAAGAACGAACAATCTCCCGAGGTGTTGTGCAACGCGATGCGGGAGGTCGTGGCCGGGCGGCGTTTTTTCAGCGCTGCAGTCAGCCGGGCACAGGCGGCGCTGCGGGCCGATCCGCACGCTTTCACCAAACTGCTTACGGATCGCGAGATCGAGGCGTTGCGGCTGTTTGGCCTCGGCCTGAGCAACGAGGACGTGGCCGGACGGTTCGGCGTCAATCCGCTCACCGTGCGCAACCACCGGCGCGCGATCATGACCAAGCTCGGCATCCACAGCACGCCGGAGCTGGTGCGCTACGCCATCGAAAACGGTTTCACCCGCATCCGTCCGCGGACGTCCTGAAGCGGCGGATTTCCTCCCGCAGCGTGGCCGCCCGGCCGAGCAGGATGCCGTGGAGCGCTCCGAGTTGTCCGGAGTCCGCCTGCGCCGATGCCGCGCGCTCCAGAGCCTCGGCAGCGTCGTTGAGCGCGCGTGCGCGGAGCAGGCCGGCATGCGAACGCAGCCGGTGCGCATGCCGGGCCACGGCACTGTTGTCGCGCGCGGCCAGCGCACGGGCGATGCCCGCCAGTTCGTGATCGAGCAGGCGCAGGTATTCATCCACGGCCTCGGAGGTGAGGCGCGGATCGTCGCGCCCGACATAGCCGAAAAGGCCGAAGTTGAGTCCGTTGTTCCTTCCTGTTTCTGCCGGCGTTTTTCCGTCCGTCACGAGAGCCGCGCCGGCCCGCCGCTTTCGCGCATCGGCGAGTGTCGCGTTCACCAGTTCCTCGTCGAAGGGTTTCAGCAGAAAGCCGTCCATGCCGGCTGCAAGGCAGCGCTGGCGGATGTCCTCGCTGTCGTGCGCGGTGACGGCGAGGATGACGGGTTCGTCGCCACGTGGACGCGCCCTCAGGGTGCGCGCGAGGTCGCTGCCCTTCATGCCGGGCAGATCCCAGTCGATAAAAATCACCGTGAACCCGCCCTCGGCGAAGCGGGCGAGCGCCGCCGGAGCATCGGCTGCGGTTGCGGAGGTGAAACCGATCCGCTCCGCGATGCGTTGCATGACGATCCGGTTGTACTCCTGGTCTTCGACGATGAGCGCGCGTCCGGCTCCGCTTTGCGATGACGGGGCGCGCAGGCCCGGTGTTGCCGGGCTTGCCAGAGACGCCAACGGTGCCGGTGCGGCGTCGATCCCTTCCGCTTCCGCCACGGGTACCTGGAGATAAAACGTGGCGCCTTTTCCCTGCTCGCTTTCGATTCCCACGCCTCCGCCCATCAGCCCGGCCAGCGCCTTGCAGGTGGCCAGCCCGAGCCCCGCGCCGGCCTCATGGCGTTCCCGGGCCGAACTGCCCCGCACGAATTTCCGGAAAATCAGTTCCTGTTCTTCGGGAGCCACGCCTCCCCCGTGATCCGTGACCTCGATCTGCAGCATGCGCAATCCGGCCTCCGGTGGCCCGAGCGATGCCTCTATCTCGATGGCGGTGCCGGGCGCATACTTGAGCGCGTTGGCGACAAAGTTGTTTACGATCGTCTTGATTTTCCCGTCGTCGGCGTGCAGGCGCAGGTGAGCCTCGCCGGGCAGAATCGGCCTGAGCGTGTTGCCGCGCTGTCCGGCTGTGACTGAAAACACCCGCACCACCTCGTCCAGCAGGGCCGCGAGCGTGAAATCGTTTTCCTGCACGCCGACCTGTCCGTGCTCGAGTCGTGAAAAACCCAATACCTCCTCAAACACCCGCGTGAGTGAACGCACGCAGGAACCGAGGGAGCGTGCCAGTTCGTGCTCGCGTCCCGAGGGCACCGTTTCCTGCAACAGGGAGACAAGGCCCACGATGCCGTTGAGCGGATTGCGAATCTCGTGGCTGATGGTGGTGAGAAATTCCGTTTTCGCGGTGTTGGCCATGGCCAGTTCCCGGGTGCGTTCTTCCACGATCCGGTTGAGCTGTTCATTGGCGTGCCGGAGCCGGCGCAGCCGGAGTCGCACCAGGACATACACGAGCCCGGCGGCGGCGCATGCCCAGGTCGCCAGCGCGGACGCCCCGAGATACCACGGCGCGAGCCGGACAAAGGTGTAGTCCACCGGATCGCTGGTGCGGCCCAGGCTGTCCATCGCCCGCACGCTCAGGGTCCAGGTTCCGGGGGCCAGGCCGCTCAGTTCGCGGCGCGGGTTGCGGACGGGCGGCGTCCAGCCGGTTTCCGCTCCGGACAGCCGCGTCTGGAAAAACACCTCCGCGTTACCGGCGTCCGCGGCGAAATCGAAACCGAGCGTGCCGACGCGGGCGGGAAACGCCGGTCGCGCCGCTCCGGAGCCGGTTGCGAGGAGTTGCCGGATGGCCGCGCCGGAGCCGTCGTGATCGGATGAATACACATCCACGCCGCGCAACCAGACGCGAGGGGAGGGGGCTGGGGGCCGGTCCAGAGTCGCGGGATCGACCCGGAGCAGTCCCTGCGTGCCGCCGATCCAGAGCGCGCCGCCGGCAAAACCGACGGTGGTCGGACGGCCTGCGGCGGACAATTCCGCCAGCGCGAGGGGAGTGACGCGAAACGCGTCGTTTGTCGTACCGGTCTCGATACGCAGCAGCGCGGGTGGCGCATTCGCGATGTCGCGCCGGGCCGCGAGCCAGTAAACGGGTTCTCCGTCCGCGCCGGAGGGAACGCCGATGCCCTGCCAGTTTTCCAGTTCCGGCACCGGCTCGAAGCGGCCAGGAAGCTGGCGCACGCCGAGGATGCCCCGGGCGGTGAAGGCGAAAACGCGGCCGTGGGCCACTGTCAGGAGCGGCCTCCCCGCGTCCGAGGGCAGGCCCGCTCCGGGCCGGTAACGGGCGACGGGATGGAGGACCGGCGGCCGCAAGGCCGGAGCGGGCGCTTCCTGCAGGCGGAAACGGAAAACGCCCCGCGCCACGGTCGCCACCCACAGGTCGCCCTCCGCATCCTCGACCATCGAGGTCGGGGTGTCGTCGACGGTGTGCCCGAGATCGCGGGTCGCCCAGCCGCGGGACGAATGTTCGAGCGCCCTGATCGCAAGGCCCTCGGCGAAAAAAAGCCACCCGGCCCGGCGGCGCGAGGGCGCGAGGCAAAACACATCGGTCGACACGAAACGTTCGCGGTGCCACGTCGCTTCGCCGTCGGCCAGTCGCCAGATGCCGCCGAATCCCCCGGCAAACGTCTGCCCGGGCAGGCGCGCGGTGTCGCGGATCATGCTGGCGATGGCCGGCAGCGGGACGAGAGCCGCGGGCTGTGGATTTTCCGGACTGGCGATCCGGAACACACGCCGCGGCGTCACGGCGAGGATACCGTCGCCTTGCGGCAGGAGGGCGGAGAGCGGGGTGTCGTCGAGTCCGTTGCGCCGGTCGAAAAACGAGATCGCCGCCGGCGGGGCGATGCGCGCGAAGCCGTTGGCCAGCCCCGCAAGAAGCGAGCCGTTTTCGTCGAGCCGGAGCGTATGCACGTTCTCGTCGCCGAGTCCGGCGTCCCGGTCGATGACCGGCCGCACCTCGTCGGTCCGGGGAGAAAACAGGACGATACCGTGCGCATAGTCGCCTACCGCGACGAGACCGTTGTCCAGGGCGACGGCGCTCACCGGCAGCCGGTCGCGCAGCGCAGCGGAGACGGCGGGCAGGTTTTGCCAGGAGCCTCCGGCCTTGCGGCGCCACACGCCGTTGCCCG harbors:
- a CDS encoding ABC transporter ATP-binding protein, translating into MIEARRITRFFSVVKDDGTAEGATAVLSVSLKINDGAFVALVGPTGCGKSTFLEILAGLQAPTEGEVLIDGRLVLEPLPATRREMDAYRKKYRFVSPLANGLFRDRPKHDIAMIFQDYAVFPWMTARENVLFTLKLRGTPRADREGLARKYLDQVGLRGSGHKYPAQLSGGMRQRLAIARALSVEPKIILMDEPFAAVDALTRERLQEMLLEIWRTTGTTMVLVTHDFDEAVYLADEVIVFSPLPGTIRNRVPVDLPRPRHRDDPALRVYKERIVRMYHYDTVHAADYSI
- a CDS encoding cysteine synthase; the protein is MPVPATDSLVIPPVFSRGRIHEDITEAIGGTPLVRLRRLPPAGGAEIVAKVEGINPLGSVKDRIGAAMITAAERDGQLQPGGTVIEPTSGNTGIGLAFACAARGYRLILTMPESMSIERRKLVQMLGAELVLTPADKGMAGSVDKARELHRRIKGSFLPMQFENPANPQAHRETTAGEIWADTAGRVDLFVAGVGTGGTITGVAEVLKARKPSVRAIAVEPEASPVLSGGRAGPHRIQGIGAGFVPPVLNRKIVDEVIAVRNEDAFATAQRVGLEEGILCGISGGAAVWAALQLAGRPENAGKLIVVILPDSGERYLTTQLADVSRE
- a CDS encoding GCN5 family acetyltransferase, giving the protein MKIRRATYEDLPDLLRLYGFLQSDDPVPDFRDAAVHRHWEAILRDPRLLYFVAEAEGKVASTCTLTLIPNLNRAMRPYGLIENVVTDPDFRQQGLATGVLHAALAQAWREGCYKVMLLTGSKKAETLRFYEKAGFLRGIKTGFIAYPE
- a CDS encoding flavin reductase gives rise to the protein MKDYPLSKVFQLIEPGPVVLVTTSHKGRANVMTMSWHMAMEFTPPQIACVISPGNHSFEAVRKTRECVIAIPGADLVPRVVDIGNCSGQDVDKFAAFGLTPMPAAKVTAPLVAECLANIECRVVDTRLVNKYALFILEAVKAWTNPQRKDRRRFHANGDGTFAVDGRTLDLRKKMVKWQDTL
- a CDS encoding polar amino acid ABC transporter permease, whose product is MSSLDRDFIVRHLPLYGQALWLTLQLGVGAIAGSLLVGLPGSLILHFHTPVLRRIVTAYVEFSRNTPLLAQLFFLYFGLPAVGIKWSGFTCALLGLTFLGGGYMIEALRAGIEAVGRTQIESGLSLGLSRAQIARRVVLPQALASAVPALAANCIFLLKETSVVGIIAVADLMHLTQDLIGLYYKTTESLLLLVVAYVILIVPVSLLFTRLEKTVRHAGLCH
- a CDS encoding glutamine ABC transporter permease; this encodes MTGSPLEILWRNFPLLLDGLRATLGIAVASSLLSIIGGVLLGLLRASRAGAFVQTAARLYLELFRVIPILVWLFLAFFAVPAAFNLNLSGTLAAIVVFSLWGAAEMSDIVRGALKTIPRPQYDAGLAIGLSSWQLHWRVILPQAVRRMLPGAINLVTRIIKTTSLVVVVGVVDVVKRSQQIIERTKEPFVLYAFLLLLFFALCYPLSRLSRRLERRWSD
- a CDS encoding glutamine ABC transporter ATP-binding protein, with protein sequence MTTTATAPALIDVAGVTKFYDTRKALDDVSLSVRTQEVVVILGPSGCGKSTLLRCLNGLETVQAGSIRFHGSDLAAPGTDWRPVRQKVGMVFQSYELFPHLTVRDNLLLGPVHVQKRPRADALRQAEELLARVGLADRIDSLPRQLSGGQKQRIAIVRALCMNPEVMLFDEVTAALDPEMVREVLDVILGLAKGGMTMMIVTHEMGFARAVADRIVFMDEGRICEINTPSVFFTQPATDRARRFLSRFLYHS
- a CDS encoding histidine kinase; translated protein: MNIVVIEDHAMVRGFVARVCEDAFAKPVVHQATTAAEGLALAKSVQPELVLLDLELPDRDGLDLVADLRSVAGGARILVLSAHIDHYSVHRIHGAGVDGFIDKNEQSPEVLCNAMREVVAGRRFFSAAVSRAQAALRADPHAFTKLLTDREIEALRLFGLGLSNEDVAGRFGVNPLTVRNHRRAIMTKLGIHSTPELVRYAIENGFTRIRPRTS